The Chiloscyllium punctatum isolate Juve2018m chromosome 45, sChiPun1.3, whole genome shotgun sequence genome has a segment encoding these proteins:
- the amigo1 gene encoding amphoterin-induced protein 1: MWVSCLLESHLSRGYHCRVSHLTVLLLITVCANCPLSVLSLNCHSACICASNIVSCSKKELVNIPKSLPEYTAVLDLSYNSLTHLRAKWTTVRLFRLHTLLLSHNGLFFTSEEAFTEVPHLKYLDLSSNKLKALEELHFQGLEDLEVLLLYNNQISQIDRTAFEGLDSLKKLYLSQNLIARFPLELVKENTRLTALELLDVSSNKIKSLPVQELNSLPAYLKNGLYIHNNPLSCHCNLYLMVTQWHARQFSSAVDFRNEFKCVLPFNHKVSIKLFELQEDYMNCSTVIDSEVEAFLEGTLTFHCDTRLRNMNKVWVTPDNETIQPGHNNRSLKVFPNGSLWLGNLRLEDSGIYTCLATSSQFNETIHVQLKVHNSTVSPAHESLNTAYTTLVGCVASVILVLIYLYLTPCHCRCRSKAEKQRSQQEESIHSSMLSAASTHDVSGDKAAMDRRVAFIEPSKDMQGQNGKLKPNAVEEFEDKRLLTVPRKKSDCGSVGSVSSDSPIVV; this comes from the coding sequence ATGTGGGTAAGCTGCCTGTTGGAGTCTCACCTGAGCAGAGGATACCATTGCAGAGTCTCCCACCTCACTGTTTTGCTTCTCATCACTGTGTGTGCCAACTGCCCCCTGAGTGTGTTGTCTCTGAACTGCCACTCCGCCTGCATCTGTGCAAGCAATATCGTTAGCTGTTCCAAAAAGGAGCTGGTTAATATCCCCAAGTCTCTGCCAGAATATACAGCAGTCCTGGACCTCAGCTACAACAGCCTGACTCACTTGCGAGCTAAGTGGACCACAGTTCGTCTGTTCAGACTCCACACTCTGCTTCTCAGCCACAATGGCCTGTTCTTCACGTCTGAAGAAGCCTTCACTGAGGTGCCACATTTGAAATACCTTGATCTGTCCTCCAACAAGCTGAAAGCTTTGGAAGAGTTACACTTCCAAGGGCTAGAGGATTTGGAGGTGCTGCTGTTGTACAACAACCAAATCTCCCAGATTGACAGGACGGCATTCGAAGGCTTGGACAGCCTGAAGAAGCTGTACCTCAGCCAGAATCTGATCGCACGCTTCCCGCTGGAGCTGGTGAAGGAAAATACCAGGCTGACAGCACTGGAGCTTCTAGATGTGTCCAGTAACAAGATAAAGTCTCTGCCTGTTCAGGAGCTCAACAGTCTACCTGCGTACCTCAAAAACGGCCTGTACATACACAACAATCCTCTGAGCTGCCATTGTAACCTTTATCTCATGGTCACCCAATGGCATGCTCGGCAGTTCAGTTCTGCCGTGGACTTCAGGAATGAGTTCAAGTGTGTTCTTCCCTTTAACCACAAGGTGTCCATCAAGCTCTTTGAGCTGCAAGAAGACTACATGAACTGCAGTACTGTCATTGACTCTGAGGTGGAGGCCTTCCTTGAAGGGACATTGACTTTTCACTGTGACACCAGACTGAGGAACATGAACAAAGTGTGGGTAACCCCAGACAATGAGACGATCCAGCCTGGCCACAACAACCGAAGTTTGAAGGTATTTCCCAATGGCAGCCTGTGGCTTGGTAATCTGAGGCTGGAAGATTCTGGAATTTATACTTGCCTGGCCACCAGCAGCCAGTTCAATGAAACAATCCACGTCCAACTGAAAGTTCACAATTCCACAGTGAGCCCTGCACACGAATCACTGAACACAGCCTACACCACACTGGTTGGCTGTGTTGCCAGCGTGATCTTGGTTCTCATTTACTTGTAcctcacaccatgtcactgtcggTGCAGGAGCAAAGCCGAGAAGCAGAGGAGTCAGCAAGAGGAGAGCATTCACTCATCCATGCTGAGTGCCGCGTCCACCCATGATGTTTCTGGGGACAAAGCCGCTATGGATCGACGAGTGGCCTTCATAGAACCCTCCAAGGATATGCAAGGGCAGAACGGGAAACTCAAACCCAATGCTGTGGAGGAATTTGAGGACAAGAGACTCTTGACAGTGCCCAGAAAGAAATCTGACTGCGGTTCTGTTGGCTCCGTCTCCTCAGATTCTCCCATTGTCGTTTAA